A stretch of the Leopardus geoffroyi isolate Oge1 chromosome B2, O.geoffroyi_Oge1_pat1.0, whole genome shotgun sequence genome encodes the following:
- the PRR3 gene encoding proline-rich protein 3 isoform X2, with protein MANGKPGDPKSAPNWNPPTCPPSVEWINKLLCVHAMGYYTAMKMNELLLQATWMNLTNTMLSERSQTEKNADSLHRGPPGSRGPMIPPLLSLPPPPRGRGPIRGGVGPRCGPYGRGWWGANTEPPFPGPGHGGPSRGGFHKEQRNPRRLKSWSLIKNACPPKDGPQVMEDKSNRPVCRHFAKKGHCRYEDLCAFYHPGVNGPPL; from the exons ccccaaactggaatcCACCCACATGTCCACCatcagtagaatggataaataagttgttgtgtgtgcatgcaatGGGATACTACACTGCAATGAAAATGAACGAACTCCTGCTACAggcaacttggatgaatctcacaaacacgATGTTGAGCGAAAGGagccagacagaaaagaatgcagact ctcttcACAGAGGTCCTCCAGGCTCAAGGGGACCAATGATTCCACCACTGCTGagtctcccacctcctccccggGGCAGAGGCCCAATTCGGGGGGGCGTAGGCCCCAGATGTGGCCCATATGGTCGTGGTTGGTGGGGGGCCAATACTGAACCTCCTTTTCCTGGACCAGGCCATGGGGGTCCTTCCAGGGGAGGCTTTCACAAAGAGCAGAGAAATCCTCGAAGGCTCAAAAGTTGGTCTCTTATCAAAAATGCCTGCCCACCCAAGGATGGCCCCCAAGTTATGGAAG ACAAATCCAACCGCCCTGTCTGCCGACACTTTGCCAAAAAGGGCCACTGTCGATATGAGGACCTCTGTGCCTTCTACCACCCAGGCGTCAATGGACCTCCTCTGTGA